From a region of the Thermosulfurimonas sp. F29 genome:
- a CDS encoding sigma-54 dependent transcriptional regulator: MKTRGRVLLIDDDPGIRDAGFQVLSREGYEVELAGTAEEARRLISDYEFDVILLDLKLPGAEGLELLREIREEDPQSQVVVITAYGTVEVAVSAMKLGAADFLQKPFSPQELRLAVAKALEKKRLTLENLYLRQTLEERVGRTEFIGRSPAIKRVLERAELAAQTDSTVLLTGESGTGKGLLARKIHEMSPRREGPFVAVDCGTLVPTLFESELFGHVKGAFTGATSHKVGKFELAHGGTIFFDEIGNISPDIQAKLLKAVEEKEISPVGSHRIVRVDVRIIAATNKDLREEVRAGRFREDLYFRLNVISIHLPPLRERREDIPLLAEYFLKRYAEKHGKPVHGISPEVIEAFLRYSWPGNVRELENTIERLVVFARRPVIGPEDLYFAGFESEGAEPEPEEDLSLEEVEKRHILRVLRACQGNKTLAAQKLGIDRKTLREKLKRWGLAG, translated from the coding sequence ATGAAAACCAGGGGACGGGTACTCCTCATAGACGACGACCCGGGTATTCGGGACGCGGGGTTTCAGGTGCTCTCCCGGGAGGGCTACGAGGTGGAGCTGGCCGGCACCGCGGAGGAGGCCCGGCGCCTGATCTCGGACTACGAGTTCGATGTGATTCTTCTGGACCTAAAGCTTCCCGGGGCCGAGGGGCTGGAACTTCTCCGGGAGATCCGGGAGGAGGACCCCCAGAGCCAGGTGGTGGTGATCACCGCCTACGGCACGGTGGAGGTGGCCGTTTCGGCCATGAAGCTCGGGGCGGCGGACTTTCTTCAGAAACCCTTCAGCCCCCAGGAATTGCGTCTTGCCGTGGCCAAGGCCCTGGAAAAAAAGCGCCTCACCCTGGAAAACCTTTACCTGCGGCAGACCCTTGAGGAACGGGTGGGACGGACGGAATTCATCGGAAGGAGTCCCGCCATAAAACGGGTGCTCGAGAGGGCCGAGCTGGCCGCTCAGACCGACTCCACGGTGCTCCTTACCGGAGAGTCCGGCACCGGCAAGGGGCTGCTCGCCCGCAAGATCCACGAGATGAGCCCCCGGCGGGAAGGTCCCTTCGTGGCCGTGGACTGCGGCACCCTGGTACCCACCCTCTTTGAGTCCGAACTCTTCGGCCATGTCAAGGGAGCCTTCACCGGGGCCACCTCCCACAAGGTGGGAAAGTTCGAACTGGCCCACGGAGGCACCATCTTTTTCGACGAGATCGGAAACATCTCCCCGGACATCCAGGCCAAACTGCTCAAGGCCGTGGAGGAAAAGGAAATCTCCCCGGTGGGAAGCCACCGGATCGTCCGGGTGGATGTGCGCATCATCGCCGCCACCAACAAGGATCTGCGGGAGGAGGTGCGGGCCGGCCGCTTCCGGGAGGACCTCTACTTTCGTCTCAATGTGATCTCCATTCACCTCCCCCCCTTACGGGAACGCAGGGAGGACATTCCCCTGCTTGCCGAGTACTTCCTCAAACGCTACGCCGAAAAGCACGGCAAACCCGTGCACGGAATCTCCCCGGAGGTGATCGAGGCCTTTCTCCGGTATTCCTGGCCGGGAAATGTGCGGGAGCTGGAGAACACCATCGAGAGGCTGGTGGTCTTTGCCCGGCGTCCGGTCATCGGACCGGAGGACCTTTACTTCGCCGGATTCGAATCCGAGGGAGCGGAACCGGAGCCGGAGGAGGACCTCTCCCTGGAGGAGGTGGAAAAACGCCACATCCTGCGGGTGCTTCGGGCCTGTCAGGGGAACAAGACTCTGGCGGCACAGAAGCTGGGCATCGACCGCAAGACCCTCCGGGAGAAGCTCAAACGCTGGGGCCTAGCCGGATAA
- a CDS encoding MlaD family protein, whose product MYRKSTEIKVGIFVLVALLALGYLTVKLAEETFSPKGTYPVYAVFDDVSGLVRGARVEMAGVEIGKVGRITLLPEGKARVELLIYKEVRLSRDALARIRTAGVLGDRFVEIRQGKAPEKLPPKAVITRTESPMDLSELIAEAGPALKNLEKVTAGLADLLATEEGKNNLRELIVNLRDASAAFKTVGERLARGEGTLGKLLTDEELYRKINRSFTDFQVTMANLRRVSDKMARGEGTLGKLLTDEELYRSFQAAMKSVEKGSLAIAEVAEKINKGQGTLGKLLTDDELYEHLNQAAASLEHIAKKIDRGEGTLGKLVNDDSLYIEAKRALQNVNRATTGIQEQVPISVLGTIAGAAMH is encoded by the coding sequence ATGTACAGGAAAAGCACTGAGATAAAGGTGGGGATTTTTGTGCTGGTGGCCCTTCTGGCCCTGGGCTACCTCACGGTGAAGCTGGCGGAGGAGACCTTTTCTCCGAAGGGCACCTATCCGGTGTACGCGGTGTTTGACGATGTGTCCGGACTGGTACGCGGGGCCAGGGTGGAGATGGCCGGGGTGGAGATCGGCAAGGTGGGGCGCATAACCCTTCTTCCCGAGGGGAAAGCCCGGGTGGAGCTTCTCATCTATAAAGAGGTGAGGCTGTCGCGGGACGCGCTGGCCCGCATCCGCACCGCCGGGGTTCTGGGGGACCGGTTCGTGGAGATTCGCCAGGGGAAGGCCCCGGAGAAGCTCCCCCCGAAGGCGGTGATTACCCGCACGGAAAGCCCCATGGATCTGAGTGAACTTATCGCCGAGGCCGGGCCGGCCCTGAAGAACCTGGAAAAGGTCACCGCCGGTCTGGCCGATCTCCTGGCCACCGAGGAGGGAAAGAACAACCTCCGGGAGTTGATCGTCAACCTCCGGGACGCCAGTGCCGCCTTTAAGACCGTGGGAGAGCGTCTGGCCCGCGGCGAGGGCACCCTGGGCAAGCTTCTCACCGACGAGGAGCTTTACCGGAAGATCAACCGCAGTTTCACGGACTTTCAGGTCACCATGGCCAACCTGCGCCGGGTTTCGGATAAAATGGCCCGGGGCGAGGGGACCCTGGGCAAGCTTCTCACCGACGAGGAGCTTTATCGTTCCTTCCAGGCGGCCATGAAGAGCGTGGAGAAGGGGTCGCTGGCCATCGCGGAGGTGGCCGAAAAGATCAACAAAGGGCAGGGCACCCTGGGCAAGCTCCTCACCGACGACGAGCTTTACGAGCATCTGAATCAGGCCGCGGCCTCGCTGGAACACATAGCTAAGAAGATCGACCGCGGCGAGGGCACCCTGGGCAAACTGGTAAACGACGACTCCCTCTACATAGAGGCCAAGCGGGCCCTCCAGAATGTTAACCGGGCCACCACCGGTATTCAGGAACAGGTGCCCATATCGGTGCTGGGGACCATCGCCGGCGCGGCCATGCACTGA
- a CDS encoding ABC transporter ATP-binding protein: MVELIDLHKRFGEQEVLRGVNLKIPAGKLTFIMGRSGTGKSVLLKHIIGLLRPDRGRILIDGREVTSFSDRQWQELRRRFGFLFQEGALFDSMTVAENVAFPLMEHTRLSRREIERRVEEKLAVVGLLEARDKYPSELSGGMRKRAALARALALEPEIILFDEPTTGLDPILQVSIMKLIRDTQRRYGLTGVVVSHDVPIAMQAADFIAILHEGRVVAEGPPEEIRRSEHPFVRAFLKSAFEGCHPEEVQNVQEKH; this comes from the coding sequence ATGGTGGAGCTCATCGATTTACATAAGAGATTCGGGGAACAGGAGGTCCTCCGGGGGGTTAATCTTAAGATCCCCGCGGGAAAGCTCACCTTCATCATGGGGCGAAGCGGCACCGGAAAAAGCGTGCTTTTGAAACACATCATTGGTCTCCTGCGCCCGGACCGGGGGCGCATCCTCATCGACGGCCGGGAGGTGACCTCCTTTTCGGATCGCCAGTGGCAGGAACTTCGCCGGCGTTTCGGATTCCTCTTTCAGGAGGGGGCCCTTTTTGACTCCATGACCGTGGCCGAAAATGTGGCCTTCCCCCTTATGGAGCACACCCGGCTTTCCCGGAGGGAGATCGAAAGGAGGGTGGAGGAGAAGCTCGCGGTGGTGGGGCTCCTTGAGGCCCGGGACAAGTATCCCTCGGAGCTTTCCGGAGGAATGAGAAAGAGGGCGGCCCTGGCCCGGGCCCTCGCCCTCGAGCCGGAGATCATCCTCTTTGACGAGCCCACCACCGGGCTCGACCCCATTCTCCAGGTCTCCATCATGAAACTCATACGGGACACCCAGCGTCGCTACGGGCTTACCGGGGTGGTGGTCAGTCACGATGTGCCCATTGCCATGCAGGCCGCGGACTTCATCGCCATCCTGCACGAGGGGCGCGTGGTGGCCGAGGGACCGCCGGAGGAGATCCGACGCAGCGAACATCCCTTTGTCAGGGCCTTTTTGAAAAGTGCCTTTGAGGGATGTCATCCCGAGGAGGTCCAAAATGTACAGGAAAAGCACTGA
- a CDS encoding ABC transporter permease, which yields MTGLLQYLGRVGLGFVSQAGGMFLLFLSVLAYTFRPPYRVRLFFKQMEFVGVNSLLVVVLTALFSGMVIAFQSYRALSKFGGESLLGGLVALSLVRELGPVLTSLMVTARAGSAMAAELGTMRVTEQIDALEVMAVNPVHYLVVPRFWAAVLMLPLLTVIADVVGIAGGYLVGVILLKVDAGIFVKKMQEMVEWMDIASGLYKAFVFGGLLSIIGCYKGYNAAGGAEGVGRATTEAVVMASVSILVGDYIMTSLLF from the coding sequence ATGACGGGTCTGCTTCAGTATCTCGGGAGGGTGGGATTGGGATTCGTTTCCCAGGCCGGCGGGATGTTTCTTCTTTTTCTTTCCGTGCTGGCTTACACCTTCAGGCCTCCCTATCGGGTGCGGCTCTTCTTTAAGCAGATGGAGTTCGTGGGGGTGAATTCCCTTCTGGTGGTGGTGCTCACCGCGCTTTTTTCCGGAATGGTGATCGCCTTTCAGAGCTATCGGGCCCTTTCCAAGTTCGGGGGGGAGAGTTTGCTGGGTGGTCTAGTGGCCCTTTCCCTGGTGCGGGAGCTGGGGCCGGTGCTCACCAGTCTCATGGTCACGGCCCGGGCCGGCTCGGCCATGGCCGCGGAACTGGGCACCATGCGGGTTACCGAACAGATCGACGCCCTGGAGGTGATGGCGGTAAATCCCGTGCACTACCTGGTGGTGCCCCGGTTCTGGGCCGCGGTGCTCATGCTTCCGCTCCTTACGGTGATCGCCGATGTGGTGGGGATTGCCGGGGGATATCTCGTGGGGGTGATCCTTCTCAAGGTGGACGCCGGGATCTTCGTCAAGAAGATGCAGGAGATGGTGGAGTGGATGGACATCGCCAGCGGCCTTTACAAGGCCTTCGTTTTCGGCGGGCTTCTTTCCATAATAGGCTGTTACAAGGGCTACAACGCCGCCGGGGGAGCCGAGGGCGTGGGGCGGGCCACCACCGAAGCCGTGGTGATGGCCTCGGTGAGCATTCTGGTGGGTGATTACATAATGACCTCGCTACTGTTTTGA
- a CDS encoding PfkB family carbohydrate kinase has translation MGRYLLVGHLTLDVLPGGGFRFGGAVLYAGLTVRRLGFAVRVFTASAEGRERLEALFPEISFLHQDSPETTVFENLETPEGRRQRVLARARPLAPESLFERPLETEVLHLAPVLDEIPPSAEIYERAFRWGFIVANPQGWFRRVAPDGTVRPAIPDLSGMPRFAAVVVSEEDLAADLPGLLGALRERTDLLVLTRGAEGASLFEGHRERFFPARRVPATDPTGAGDVLAGAFFGLLFRKRDPVFALEKAVEMAAIKVSRPGLAGVPSFREISRLLVNN, from the coding sequence ATGGGCCGTTACCTGCTGGTGGGACACCTTACCCTGGATGTGCTTCCGGGAGGAGGTTTCCGGTTCGGCGGGGCGGTTCTTTACGCCGGACTCACCGTGCGCCGTCTGGGTTTTGCCGTGCGGGTGTTCACCGCCTCCGCCGAGGGCCGGGAGCGGCTCGAGGCCCTCTTCCCGGAGATCTCTTTTCTCCATCAGGACTCCCCGGAAACCACCGTTTTCGAGAACCTGGAGACACCGGAGGGCCGGCGCCAGCGGGTTCTGGCCAGGGCCCGTCCGCTGGCGCCGGAGTCCCTTTTTGAAAGACCGCTTGAGACGGAGGTCCTGCACCTCGCCCCGGTGCTCGACGAGATTCCTCCCTCGGCGGAGATCTACGAGCGGGCCTTCCGCTGGGGGTTTATCGTGGCCAATCCCCAGGGATGGTTCCGGAGGGTGGCCCCGGACGGCACCGTGCGGCCGGCGATTCCCGACCTTTCCGGAATGCCGCGGTTTGCCGCGGTGGTGGTGAGCGAGGAGGACCTGGCCGCGGACCTCCCGGGGCTTCTCGGAGCCCTTCGCGAGAGGACGGATCTCCTGGTCCTTACCCGGGGAGCGGAGGGGGCCAGTCTTTTCGAGGGGCACCGGGAGCGTTTTTTCCCCGCTCGCCGCGTTCCCGCAACGGACCCCACCGGAGCCGGGGATGTCCTGGCCGGGGCCTTTTTCGGTCTGCTTTTCCGGAAAAGAGATCCCGTTTTTGCCCTGGAGAAGGCCGTGGAGATGGCCGCCATCAAGGTTAGTCGGCCGGGGCTGGCCGGAGTGCCCTCTTTTCGGGAAATCTCGAGGTTGCTGGTCAACAATTGA
- the ilvD gene encoding dihydroxy-acid dehydratase — protein sequence MRSDRIKKGLERAPHRSLLRALGLTDEELRRPLVGVVNSFNEIVPGHMHLRQITEAVKAGVRMAGGVPLEFGVIGVCDGIAMNHEGMRYSLVSREVIADSIEIMARAHAFDALVLVSSCDKITPGMLMAALRLNIPALLVSGGPMLTGRFRGREVNLISVFEGVGRVRKGEMSEEELAELEACACPTCGSCAGMFTANSMNCLSEALGLALPGNGTAPAVTAERLRLAKRTGMKVVELLRRRITPRKIATEAAFRNAIAVDMALGCSTNTVLHVPAIAREAGIDLPLTIFDEISRRTPVLASLIPAGPHSVPDLHEAGGIPAVLRELTRVGVVDTGVLTGTGRRLSEVLESAAIRDPEVIRPVERAYREEGGIAILWGTLAPEGAVVKTSAVVPEMMRHEGPARVFDSEEEAYRAILGGKIRPGDVVVIRYEGPRGGPGMREMLSPTSALIGMGLGSSVALITDGRFSGGTQGACIGHVSPEAAEGGPIALVREGDRIRIDIPARRLDLLIPEEELEERRRRWRPRKKRVSGVLARYARLVSSGARGAVLED from the coding sequence ATGCGCAGCGATCGCATAAAAAAGGGGCTTGAGCGAGCCCCGCATCGGTCCCTTCTCCGGGCCCTGGGGCTTACCGACGAGGAACTGCGTCGGCCTCTGGTGGGGGTGGTCAATTCCTTCAACGAGATCGTGCCCGGGCACATGCATCTCCGGCAGATCACCGAGGCGGTAAAGGCCGGGGTGCGGATGGCCGGCGGGGTACCCCTGGAATTCGGGGTCATAGGGGTCTGTGACGGTATTGCCATGAACCACGAGGGTATGCGTTATTCCCTGGTGTCCCGGGAGGTCATCGCCGATTCCATAGAGATCATGGCCCGGGCGCACGCCTTTGACGCCCTGGTCTTGGTCTCGAGCTGCGACAAGATTACGCCGGGCATGCTCATGGCCGCCCTGCGTCTGAATATTCCGGCGCTTCTCGTCTCCGGCGGGCCCATGCTCACCGGTCGTTTCCGCGGGCGGGAGGTCAATCTCATTTCGGTCTTCGAGGGCGTCGGCCGGGTGCGCAAGGGGGAAATGAGCGAGGAGGAACTGGCGGAACTCGAGGCCTGTGCCTGCCCCACCTGCGGTTCCTGCGCGGGTATGTTCACCGCCAATTCCATGAACTGTCTCTCCGAGGCCCTGGGCCTGGCCCTTCCCGGAAACGGCACCGCCCCTGCGGTGACCGCCGAACGCCTGCGTCTGGCCAAGCGGACCGGAATGAAGGTGGTGGAACTCCTGCGCAGGAGGATCACCCCTCGGAAGATCGCCACCGAGGCGGCCTTCCGTAACGCCATCGCCGTGGACATGGCCCTGGGATGTTCCACCAACACGGTGCTCCATGTTCCGGCCATCGCCCGGGAGGCCGGGATAGATCTGCCCCTTACGATCTTTGACGAGATCTCGCGCCGGACTCCGGTCCTGGCCAGTTTGATTCCCGCCGGACCCCACAGCGTTCCGGACCTCCACGAGGCCGGGGGGATCCCGGCGGTGCTCAGAGAACTCACCCGGGTGGGGGTTGTCGATACCGGGGTTCTCACCGGGACCGGAAGGAGGCTCTCGGAGGTGCTCGAGTCCGCGGCGATAAGGGATCCCGAGGTGATCCGGCCGGTGGAGAGGGCTTATCGTGAGGAGGGAGGCATTGCCATCCTGTGGGGGACGCTGGCTCCGGAGGGAGCGGTGGTCAAGACCAGCGCGGTGGTGCCCGAGATGATGCGCCACGAGGGTCCGGCCCGGGTCTTCGACTCCGAGGAAGAGGCCTACCGGGCCATCCTGGGGGGGAAGATCCGTCCGGGGGATGTGGTGGTGATCCGTTACGAGGGCCCCCGGGGCGGCCCGGGTATGCGGGAGATGCTTTCCCCCACCTCGGCCCTGATCGGAATGGGGCTGGGGTCCTCGGTGGCGCTCATCACCGACGGGCGTTTCAGCGGGGGCACTCAGGGGGCCTGCATCGGGCATGTGTCCCCGGAGGCCGCCGAGGGCGGCCCCATCGCCCTGGTGCGGGAGGGGGATCGGATCCGCATAGACATACCCGCCCGAAGACTGGATCTTCTGATCCCGGAGGAGGAGCTGGAGGAAAGGCGGCGCAGGTGGCGCCCTAGGAAAAAAAGGGTGTCCGGGGTGCTGGCCCGTTACGCCCGCCTGGTCAGTTCGGGGGCCAGAGGAGCCGTGCTCGAGGATTGA
- a CDS encoding NifU family protein has translation MREAVEAALAKVRPMLQADGGDVELVEITEDGVVKVRLRGACGACPMSQMTLKMGIERFLKKEVPEVKAVEAVM, from the coding sequence ATGCGGGAAGCGGTGGAAGCGGCGCTGGCCAAGGTAAGGCCCATGCTCCAGGCCGACGGGGGAGATGTCGAGCTGGTGGAGATCACCGAGGACGGGGTGGTAAAGGTACGCCTGCGCGGGGCCTGCGGGGCCTGTCCCATGTCCCAGATGACCCTCAAGATGGGCATCGAGCGTTTCCTCAAGAAGGAAGTCCCCGAAGTGAAGGCCGTTGAGGCCGTGATGTAA
- the rpoZ gene encoding DNA-directed RNA polymerase subunit omega: MARVTVEDCLEKVPNRFKLIHLTVERVKQLRKGARPLVECDNKEIVTALREIAAGKVTFENIKDLAREAEEFSISDLLEGKASGEES, from the coding sequence ATGGCCCGGGTCACCGTTGAGGATTGTCTGGAGAAGGTTCCCAATCGTTTCAAACTCATTCATCTCACCGTGGAAAGGGTGAAACAGCTTCGCAAAGGGGCGAGACCCCTGGTGGAATGCGACAACAAAGAGATCGTTACCGCCCTTCGGGAGATCGCGGCGGGAAAGGTGACCTTCGAAAACATAAAAGATCTGGCCAGGGAGGCCGAGGAGTTTTCCATATCCGATCTCCTCGAGGGCAAGGCCTCCGGTGAGGAGTCGTGA
- the dnaJ gene encoding molecular chaperone DnaJ, translating to MKKDYYAILGVPRNATQEEIKKAYRRLALKYHPDRNPGDREAEERFKEISEAYEVLSDPEKRAIYDSQGMAGLHRTGFRGFEDVEDIFSAFSDLFEEFFGFGFRERPGRRPRPGADLSYELTLTLEEVYSGKEAEVTLEKYERCETCGGSGVAPGAQPRYCPVCKGRGHIVHSEGFFRVSTTCPNCRGVGTYVSDPCPRCRGEGRVWRRKRLKVKIPPGVDEGSVVRVPGEGEAGLYGGPAGDLYLRIRTKPHDYFRREGKNLHLDLIIGVVDAILGAETEVRHLSGEKIRIEIPRGSQPGDRLLIKGKGLPDPRGGEPGDLIVHLEVRLPGRVNREQEELLRRFAELEKSRGPEVKGRRKKSFWERLFRETEK from the coding sequence GTGAAAAAGGACTACTATGCCATCCTGGGAGTTCCCCGCAACGCCACTCAGGAGGAGATCAAAAAGGCCTATCGCCGTCTGGCCCTGAAGTATCATCCTGATCGCAATCCCGGCGATCGGGAGGCCGAGGAGAGGTTCAAGGAGATCTCCGAGGCCTACGAGGTCCTTTCCGATCCGGAAAAACGGGCCATATACGACTCTCAGGGAATGGCCGGGCTTCACCGGACCGGTTTTCGCGGTTTCGAGGATGTGGAGGACATCTTTTCGGCCTTCTCGGACCTCTTTGAGGAGTTCTTCGGTTTCGGCTTTAGGGAGAGACCGGGGCGCAGACCCCGCCCGGGGGCGGACCTCTCCTACGAGCTGACCCTCACCCTGGAGGAGGTTTACTCCGGCAAGGAGGCCGAGGTTACCCTGGAGAAGTACGAACGCTGCGAGACCTGCGGGGGCTCGGGGGTCGCTCCCGGGGCCCAGCCCAGATACTGTCCGGTCTGCAAGGGTCGGGGGCACATCGTTCATTCCGAGGGATTTTTCCGGGTGAGCACCACCTGCCCTAACTGTCGCGGGGTGGGCACCTATGTTTCCGACCCCTGTCCCCGCTGCCGGGGTGAGGGCAGAGTCTGGCGGCGCAAGAGGTTGAAGGTAAAGATTCCCCCGGGAGTGGATGAGGGCAGCGTGGTGCGGGTGCCCGGAGAGGGGGAGGCGGGGCTCTACGGTGGTCCGGCCGGGGACCTCTACCTCCGCATCCGTACCAAGCCGCACGACTACTTCCGCCGCGAGGGCAAAAACCTGCACCTGGATCTGATCATCGGAGTGGTGGACGCCATCCTGGGGGCCGAGACCGAGGTGCGTCACCTCTCCGGCGAGAAGATCAGGATCGAGATCCCCCGGGGGAGCCAGCCCGGCGATCGCCTCCTCATAAAGGGAAAAGGGCTACCGGATCCCCGGGGAGGAGAGCCCGGGGATCTCATTGTGCACCTGGAGGTGCGGCTTCCCGGCCGGGTGAACCGCGAACAGGAGGAACTCCTCCGGCGATTCGCCGAACTGGAAAAATCCCGGGGGCCTGAGGTGAAGGGACGCCGAAAAAAGAGCTTCTGGGAAAGGCTCTTCAGGGAGACGGAGAAGTGA
- the moaC gene encoding cyclic pyranopterin monophosphate synthase MoaC: MSFTHLAPDGSARMVDVSEKAPTVREAVARGRVLLGEKVFPLVRDRNLPKGDLFGAARIAGILAAKRTWELIPLCHPLPLTRIEINFALNEESRSLEIEARVRTVAQTGVEMEALTAVSVAALTVYDMCKGIDKAVRITDIRLIRKTGGKSGEVILEEGGLYGSQEA, from the coding sequence GTGAGCTTCACGCACCTTGCCCCTGACGGAAGCGCCCGCATGGTGGATGTGTCGGAAAAGGCCCCCACGGTGCGGGAGGCCGTGGCCCGGGGACGGGTTCTACTGGGCGAGAAGGTCTTTCCCCTGGTGAGGGATCGGAACCTCCCCAAGGGGGATCTCTTCGGGGCGGCCCGCATAGCCGGGATCCTCGCGGCAAAAAGGACCTGGGAACTCATCCCCCTGTGTCATCCCCTTCCCCTCACCAGGATCGAGATCAACTTCGCCCTGAACGAAGAGTCCCGGAGCCTGGAGATCGAGGCCCGGGTGCGCACCGTGGCCCAGACCGGGGTGGAGATGGAGGCCCTTACCGCCGTGTCCGTGGCGGCCCTCACCGTGTACGACATGTGCAAGGGGATTGACAAAGCCGTCCGGATTACGGATATTCGGCTGATAAGAAAGACCGGGGGCAAAAGCGGGGAGGTGATCCTCGAGGAAGGAGGACTTTATGGATCCCAGGAAGCTTGA
- the dksA gene encoding RNA polymerase-binding protein DksA, protein MDPRKLEHFKNLLIEKKKKLLAEADRTFHALEGGAEHLADPTDIATMESDLGFELRLRDRERKLIKKIDRALQKIEEGSYGICEACGEEIEEKRLEARPEATLCIRCKREQERMERLRGE, encoded by the coding sequence ATGGATCCCAGGAAGCTTGAGCACTTCAAAAATCTCCTCATCGAGAAGAAAAAGAAACTCCTTGCCGAGGCGGATCGCACCTTTCACGCCCTGGAGGGGGGCGCGGAACACCTGGCGGATCCCACCGACATCGCCACCATGGAAAGTGATCTCGGCTTTGAGCTGCGCCTGCGGGATCGGGAGCGCAAACTCATAAAAAAGATCGACAGGGCCCTGCAAAAGATCGAGGAGGGGTCTTACGGAATATGTGAGGCCTGCGGGGAGGAGATCGAGGAGAAGCGTCTCGAGGCCCGTCCGGAGGCCACCCTCTGCATCCGGTGCAAGCGCGAGCAGGAGAGAATGGAGAGGTTGCGCGGGGAATAG
- a CDS encoding DUF4931 domain-containing protein, which yields MPEIREDPVSGRLALVAPERGRRPTDFRVPEEKTETFRCPFCPGNEELTPPEILRLPPEGNSWKVRVVPNRYPALHPETAYAESHSPFYRRSPGAGHHEVVIETPDHGKPLHEFTPEEADLLFQAFFLRAREFAAEGRWRYVLLFKNRGRRAGASLSHSHSQILALPFVPGLVEREMVRAEAFLRETGECLFCRLVREEASGPRILAVDEHFVAFQAFAPRQPLETWIVSRIHGQTFWEMTSDLRLEFVALLLRILRALEATLPGLPYNFFLHTEPLGSPALPFFHWHLELVPALTRVAGFEWGAEAYIVPVRPEEAAAFLRPLIK from the coding sequence TTGCCGGAAATTCGTGAGGATCCGGTAAGCGGGAGACTGGCCCTGGTAGCGCCGGAAAGGGGCCGGCGTCCCACCGACTTCCGGGTTCCGGAGGAAAAGACCGAGACCTTCCGCTGTCCCTTCTGTCCGGGGAACGAGGAACTCACTCCTCCGGAGATACTGCGCCTGCCCCCGGAGGGGAACTCCTGGAAGGTCCGGGTGGTGCCCAACCGCTACCCGGCCCTCCACCCCGAAACCGCCTACGCGGAAAGCCACTCTCCCTTTTACCGGAGAAGTCCCGGAGCGGGGCACCACGAGGTCGTCATCGAGACCCCCGATCACGGAAAACCCCTTCACGAGTTTACCCCGGAGGAGGCGGACCTCCTTTTTCAGGCCTTTTTTCTCCGGGCTCGGGAATTTGCGGCCGAGGGGCGCTGGCGCTATGTCCTCCTTTTCAAGAATAGGGGACGTCGGGCCGGAGCCTCGCTCAGTCACAGTCACAGTCAGATCCTGGCCCTGCCCTTCGTGCCGGGCCTGGTGGAACGGGAAATGGTCCGGGCCGAGGCCTTTCTCAGGGAAACCGGCGAGTGTCTCTTCTGCCGGCTCGTGCGGGAGGAGGCCTCCGGACCGCGAATTCTTGCGGTGGACGAACACTTCGTGGCCTTTCAGGCCTTTGCTCCCCGCCAGCCCCTGGAGACCTGGATCGTCTCCAGGATCCACGGCCAGACCTTCTGGGAGATGACTTCGGATCTGCGCCTCGAGTTCGTCGCCCTTCTTCTCCGGATCCTCCGGGCTCTGGAGGCGACCCTCCCCGGACTCCCCTACAACTTCTTTCTCCACACCGAACCCCTGGGATCCCCTGCCCTTCCCTTTTTTCACTGGCACCTCGAGCTGGTGCCGGCCCTCACCCGGGTGGCCGGCTTCGAGTGGGGGGCCGAGGCCTACATAGTGCCCGTCCGTCCGGAAGAGGCCGCGGCCTTTCTGCGTCCGCTTATAAAATGA